A genomic stretch from Edaphobacter aggregans includes:
- a CDS encoding response regulator, producing the protein MRPKKTILCVDDNEQVLSVRTFLLETRGYRVIPALSSQQALEVVEQSLPGSLDLLLCDLIMPQMDGNELVRRAKQLHPGLPAMIVSGTVNAFDRASCADVFLPKGASSPAEMIERIRVLVARKRGPKKAHYAQPVNHMMTAVAS; encoded by the coding sequence TTGCGGCCCAAGAAGACGATCCTCTGCGTAGACGACAACGAACAAGTACTCTCTGTCCGCACTTTTTTGCTCGAAACCCGCGGCTACCGCGTTATCCCGGCCCTCTCCTCACAACAGGCCCTGGAGGTTGTAGAGCAGTCGCTTCCCGGATCGCTCGATCTTCTGCTTTGTGACCTCATCATGCCCCAGATGGACGGTAATGAACTTGTTCGACGCGCTAAGCAGCTGCACCCAGGGCTGCCCGCAATGATCGTCTCCGGCACCGTCAACGCCTTCGACCGTGCCTCATGCGCCGATGTCTTTTTGCCGAAGGGTGCCAGTTCGCCTGCGGAGATGATCGAGCGCATCCGCGTCCTCGTAGCCCGGAAGCGCGGCCCAAAGAAGGCCCACTACGCGCAGCCGGTGAATCACATGATGACTGCCGTGGCGTCCTAA